The following proteins come from a genomic window of Hydractinia symbiolongicarpus strain clone_291-10 chromosome 2, HSymV2.1, whole genome shotgun sequence:
- the LOC130629281 gene encoding ammonium transporter Rh type B-like isoform X1, translated as MALPRLTFSGVVFVFQVILLICYISCVDYTEYQHPSHASWTGGSPANSSPYYYAFFQDVHVMIFIGFGFLMTFLKKYSHGAVGYNLFIAAVVIQWATLINGWITNAFEGAEKPERLTVDLKTLITSDFAAAAVLITFGAVLGKVSRLQLFVIGVFEIIFYAVNENILVHHLKITDVGGSMVIHMFGAYFGLAVTRMIYKDDHSDENPKEGSVYHSDLFAMIGTVFLWMFWPSFNAAMLGPGPQQHRAIINTYYSLAACCVATFVISPLVNKHQKLEMVHIQNATLAGGVAVGTCADLIIKPWGAILIGMIGGIISTLGYAYVTPFLNSKLKIHDTCGVNNLHGMPAILAAIAGSITASVSEMDKYGEELFNIWSARTPKRNTTMYDAAIARNIQLSSDGIGRSAKEQGGYQIAAMFVTLLLAVFGGCVTGLFVRFLDTPKSHQLYDDEDFWITEQAEEGNSSANEALLLREKKIDIEEKC; from the exons ATGGCGCTACCAAGGCTGACATTCTCTGGTGTAGTTTTTGTATTCCAAGTTATTTTGTTGATATGTTATATTTCGTGCGTTGATTACACGGAGTATCAACATCCTTCACACGCATCATGGACTGGTGGAAGTCCAGCCAATTCTTCTCCTTACTATTACGCCt tTTTCCAAGATGTCCACGTGATGATCTTCATTGGGTTTGGATTTTTAATGACCTTCTTAAAGAAATACAGTCATGGCGCAGTCGGTTATAATCTCTTTATCGCCGCAGTAGTCATTCAGTGGGCAACGCTAATTAACGGGTGGATTACAAACGCTTTTGAAGGCGCTGAAAAGCCAGAGAGGTTGACCGTAGATCTTAAAAC CTTGATCACATCTGACTTCGCTGCGGCAGCTGTTCTTATCACATTTGGAGCAGTGCTGGGCAAAGTAAGTCGTTTGCAGTTATTTGTGATCGGTGTATTTGAGATCATCTTTTATGCAGTTAATGAAAACATTCTggtgcatcatttaaaaatcacGGATGTGGGTGGTTCCATGGTCATACATATGTTTGGCGCGTATTTTGGCTTAGCAGTAACCAGAATGATTTACAAGGATGACCACAGTGATGAGAATCCGAAAGAAGGTTCCGTTTATCACTCGGATTTATTTGCAATGATCG GGACTGTGTTTTTATGGATGTTTTGGCCAAGTTTTAACGCTGCCATGTTAGGACCTGGACCACAGCAACACCGCGCCATTATAAATACTTACTATTCATTGGCTGCTTGTTGCGTAGCAACGTTTGTTATCTCTCCACTTGTAAACAAACATCAAAAATTGGAAATG GTTCATATTCAAAATGCTACCTTAGCTGGCGGTGTCGCAGTTGGTACATGTGCGGATTTAATTATCAAGCCATGGGGCGCCATTTTGATTGGAATGATTGGTGGCATTATAAGCACTTTGGGATATGCTTACGTCACG cCATTTTTGAATTCCAAACTGAAGATTCACGATACATGTGGAGTAAACAACTTGCATGGAATGCCCGCCATCCTTGCTGCTATTGCTGGCTCTATTACTGCCTCTGTAAGTGAGATGGACAAATACGGAGAAGA ATTGTTCAACATTTGGTCTGCACGTACTCCAAAACGTAACACGACGATGTACGATGCTGCTATTGCCCGTAACATCCAACTCTCTTCGGATGGTATCGGTAGAAGCGCGAAAGAGCAAGGTGGATATCAAATAGCCGCCATGTTTGTTACATTGTTGTTGGCCGTGTTTGGTGGATGTGTAACTGG ctTGTTCGTGAGATTCCTAGACACTCCAAAATCCCACCAATTGTACGATGATGAAGATTTCTGGATAACTGAACAAGCAGAAGAGGGAAATTCCAGTGCAAACGAAGCTTTACTCTTacgagagaaaaaaattgacattgaAGAAAAATGCTGA
- the LOC130629281 gene encoding ammonium transporter Rh type B-like isoform X2, translated as MIFIGFGFLMTFLKKYSHGAVGYNLFIAAVVIQWATLINGWITNAFEGAEKPERLTVDLKTLITSDFAAAAVLITFGAVLGKVSRLQLFVIGVFEIIFYAVNENILVHHLKITDVGGSMVIHMFGAYFGLAVTRMIYKDDHSDENPKEGSVYHSDLFAMIGTVFLWMFWPSFNAAMLGPGPQQHRAIINTYYSLAACCVATFVISPLVNKHQKLEMVHIQNATLAGGVAVGTCADLIIKPWGAILIGMIGGIISTLGYAYVTPFLNSKLKIHDTCGVNNLHGMPAILAAIAGSITASVSEMDKYGEELFNIWSARTPKRNTTMYDAAIARNIQLSSDGIGRSAKEQGGYQIAAMFVTLLLAVFGGCVTGLFVRFLDTPKSHQLYDDEDFWITEQAEEGNSSANEALLLREKKIDIEEKC; from the exons ATGATCTTCATTGGGTTTGGATTTTTAATGACCTTCTTAAAGAAATACAGTCATGGCGCAGTCGGTTATAATCTCTTTATCGCCGCAGTAGTCATTCAGTGGGCAACGCTAATTAACGGGTGGATTACAAACGCTTTTGAAGGCGCTGAAAAGCCAGAGAGGTTGACCGTAGATCTTAAAAC CTTGATCACATCTGACTTCGCTGCGGCAGCTGTTCTTATCACATTTGGAGCAGTGCTGGGCAAAGTAAGTCGTTTGCAGTTATTTGTGATCGGTGTATTTGAGATCATCTTTTATGCAGTTAATGAAAACATTCTggtgcatcatttaaaaatcacGGATGTGGGTGGTTCCATGGTCATACATATGTTTGGCGCGTATTTTGGCTTAGCAGTAACCAGAATGATTTACAAGGATGACCACAGTGATGAGAATCCGAAAGAAGGTTCCGTTTATCACTCGGATTTATTTGCAATGATCG GGACTGTGTTTTTATGGATGTTTTGGCCAAGTTTTAACGCTGCCATGTTAGGACCTGGACCACAGCAACACCGCGCCATTATAAATACTTACTATTCATTGGCTGCTTGTTGCGTAGCAACGTTTGTTATCTCTCCACTTGTAAACAAACATCAAAAATTGGAAATG GTTCATATTCAAAATGCTACCTTAGCTGGCGGTGTCGCAGTTGGTACATGTGCGGATTTAATTATCAAGCCATGGGGCGCCATTTTGATTGGAATGATTGGTGGCATTATAAGCACTTTGGGATATGCTTACGTCACG cCATTTTTGAATTCCAAACTGAAGATTCACGATACATGTGGAGTAAACAACTTGCATGGAATGCCCGCCATCCTTGCTGCTATTGCTGGCTCTATTACTGCCTCTGTAAGTGAGATGGACAAATACGGAGAAGA ATTGTTCAACATTTGGTCTGCACGTACTCCAAAACGTAACACGACGATGTACGATGCTGCTATTGCCCGTAACATCCAACTCTCTTCGGATGGTATCGGTAGAAGCGCGAAAGAGCAAGGTGGATATCAAATAGCCGCCATGTTTGTTACATTGTTGTTGGCCGTGTTTGGTGGATGTGTAACTGG ctTGTTCGTGAGATTCCTAGACACTCCAAAATCCCACCAATTGTACGATGATGAAGATTTCTGGATAACTGAACAAGCAGAAGAGGGAAATTCCAGTGCAAACGAAGCTTTACTCTTacgagagaaaaaaattgacattgaAGAAAAATGCTGA